From the genome of Streptomyces sp. V2I9:
TTCGACGTCCTTCTGATGCCGATCATCTTCACGCTGCTGTTCGTGTACGTCTTCGGCGGCTCGGTCGGCGGCAGCCTCGGCGGGGACCGGCAGGACTACCTGAACTACCTGGTGCCGGGGTTGATGGCGATGATGGGCATGAACATCGCCATGGCGGTGGGCACCGGCGTCAACGACGACTTCCGCAAGGGCGTCATGGACCGCTTCCGGACGATGCCGATCGCCCGTTCCTCGGTGCTCATCGCCAAGATCGTGGTCGAGCTGGGCCGGATGATGGTCGCCATCGCCATCCTGCTCGCGATGGGCTTCGCCCTCGGCATGACCCTGGGCACGTCGGTGCTCGGCATGCTGGGGGCTGTGGCCCTGTCGGCGGTGTTCGGCGCCTCCATCATGTGGATCTTCATCGTGCTCGGGCTGGCCATGAAGACGGCCCAGGCGGTCCAGGGGATGGGAATGCTGGTGCTGATGCCCCTCCAGTTCGGGTCCTCCATCTTCGCCCCGCCGACGACCATGCCGGGCTGGCTCCGGACGTTCACCGACTACAACCCGCTGTCCAACCTCGCGGACGCGGTACGCGGCCTGATGATGGGCGGCCCGGTCGCGGACTCCGTCTGGGTGACGCTCGCCTGGGCCGCCGCGATCACGCTGGCGATGGCGCCGCTGGCCGTGTCCACGTTCCGCCGGAAGGCATGAGCGCGGGGATGCCGCGCCGGAACGTACAGGGCGCCGGACGGGGCGCCGGAGCGTGCGCCCCGCCGGGCGTCACTGCGGCGGGTGCGCCCGCCGGTACGTCTCCGCCAGGGCGGTGGCCTCGTCGAGGGTGAGGCCACCGCCCTGTTCGTAGGCCGCCGTGTACGCCTCGTCGTCGAGCCGGTCCCGGACGGCCTGCTCGGTGAGCTCCAGGTTGCGCCGCTCCATCACCGTCGGCACGTGCCCCTGCGGCAGCAGCGTCTCCTGGAACCCCAGCAGCCGGGCGGCGTCCCGCGCCGCGTCGGCGCCGCGGAACCCGGCGAGCGCCCGCGCCACAGCGGTCAGATGGGCCGACGGCATCTGCGGGGCCACCATCATCGACAGCGGCTCCCGCGCGCTCTCCAGCGCGGTCAGCGCGTTGGAGAGCGCGGAGGCGTGGTCGCCGTCGAGGTTGTCCAGCCAGGCCAGCACGCCGTGGACGAACCCGCCGAAGATGGCGACATCACGATCCTTGAAGTCCTCCCGGACCAGCTGGGCCTGCTGCCGGGCCTCGCCCACCCGCCCCTGGAGCCCGAGGACGAGCGCCAGGTGCATCCGGGCCATCGGCGTCGCCTCATGGCCCGACAGCCGGCCGTTGGTGACGTCACGCAGGATGGCCTCGGCCTCCGGGAGCCGTTCGAGCTCGATGAGGGATCCGGCGTACCGGGCCCGCAACAGCGCCGCCTGGCTCTGGGCGCCGATCTTCCGCGCGTACTCCACGGCCTCCCGGTAGTCGTCCAGGGCCGCCGCGAAGTCA
Proteins encoded in this window:
- a CDS encoding ABC transporter permease; protein product: MSTMTLPPAPAGSAGTAPVRPVAEEGRIGLRSHLRHIGALARRNLLQIKKDPESMFDVLLMPIIFTLLFVYVFGGSVGGSLGGDRQDYLNYLVPGLMAMMGMNIAMAVGTGVNDDFRKGVMDRFRTMPIARSSVLIAKIVVELGRMMVAIAILLAMGFALGMTLGTSVLGMLGAVALSAVFGASIMWIFIVLGLAMKTAQAVQGMGMLVLMPLQFGSSIFAPPTTMPGWLRTFTDYNPLSNLADAVRGLMMGGPVADSVWVTLAWAAAITLAMAPLAVSTFRRKA